One genomic region from Halobacteriovorax vibrionivorans encodes:
- the gyrA gene encoding DNA gyrase subunit A, translated as MTDETNTVDNGDGGNHNHGNIQQIGIRDEMKNCYLDYAMSVIVGRALPDVRDGMKPVHRRCLYAMHSLGNYHNKPFLKSARVVGDVIGKYHPHGDSAVYNTIVRMAQDFSMRYPMVQGQGNFGSIDGDNAAAMRYTEIRMQKLSEEMLKDLDKETVDWQPNYDDSLKEPTVLPSKIPNLLVNGSAGIAVGMATNIPPHNLTEVMTALTQLVDNRDMTIDEIMQVIPGPDFPTAGTIHGTEGIRSAYKTGKGVVQMRAKMDVETHGKKQDRERIVITELPYQVNKAKLIEKIADLVNSKSLVGISDLRDESSREGIRVVIDLKKGEIATVIMNKLYKQTALQSSFGIIFLSIVNSSPKVLNIKEQLECFIDHRREIIIRRTVYELKKARERAHILEGLKVAVENIDEVVEMIKKSDGPTDAREKLMSTFSLSEIQAQAILDMRLQRLTGLERDKIIADYEAIMKEIARLEGILGSEEKIKNIIKEEFTEIIEKYGDERRTEIVAKADEIQIEDLVAKEEMIVTITHKGYVKRMPLDTYKAQKRGGKGVKGAANEDDFFTNIFTANTHDKLLFFTSRGQVFSKKVYEMPEGTRTSKGRNIANLIQIPSGDRVTEIIRIPHDMDMEEKYLIFATNKGLVKKTALSEYSNVKQSGLIAIKLQDGDYIVNVRINDGSKDILLCSSAGKIIRFDTSDARAMGRVSQGVKGININAEEERIIGMELIDDNMEILSVTENGYGKRTESSQYRKQTRGGKGILAMRLTDKNGEIVQIKPVIESDDLMIITDRGQVVRTKVSGISLMGRATQGVRLIKPKEGEKVVSIAKIVEPENDGIDENTEE; from the coding sequence ATGACTGATGAAACAAATACAGTAGATAATGGTGACGGTGGAAATCACAATCACGGAAATATTCAACAAATCGGTATTCGCGATGAAATGAAAAATTGTTACCTCGATTACGCTATGTCTGTAATCGTTGGGCGTGCACTTCCAGACGTACGTGACGGGATGAAGCCAGTTCACCGTCGTTGTCTGTATGCGATGCACTCACTTGGTAACTATCACAATAAACCATTTCTAAAATCTGCCCGTGTTGTCGGGGATGTTATTGGTAAGTATCACCCACACGGTGACTCTGCGGTTTATAATACAATCGTTCGTATGGCCCAAGATTTCTCAATGAGATATCCAATGGTTCAAGGTCAAGGTAACTTCGGTTCAATTGACGGTGATAACGCTGCAGCCATGAGGTATACAGAGATCAGAATGCAAAAGCTTTCTGAGGAGATGCTAAAAGACTTAGATAAGGAAACAGTTGATTGGCAACCTAACTACGATGACTCTTTAAAAGAGCCAACAGTTCTTCCATCAAAGATTCCTAATCTTCTAGTTAATGGATCTGCTGGTATTGCCGTAGGTATGGCCACAAACATTCCACCACATAACTTAACAGAAGTTATGACAGCACTTACTCAACTTGTTGATAATCGCGATATGACGATTGATGAAATCATGCAAGTTATTCCAGGTCCTGACTTTCCAACTGCAGGAACGATCCATGGAACTGAAGGTATCCGCTCTGCCTATAAAACAGGTAAGGGTGTTGTTCAAATGCGTGCAAAAATGGATGTGGAAACACATGGTAAGAAACAAGATCGTGAAAGAATTGTTATTACTGAACTTCCATACCAAGTTAATAAAGCAAAACTAATTGAAAAGATTGCTGACCTAGTAAATTCTAAGTCACTTGTTGGGATCTCTGATCTTCGTGATGAATCTTCACGTGAAGGTATTCGTGTTGTAATTGATCTTAAAAAAGGTGAGATTGCTACAGTAATCATGAATAAGCTTTATAAGCAGACTGCTCTTCAGTCTTCTTTTGGTATTATCTTCCTTTCAATCGTTAACTCTTCTCCAAAAGTTCTTAATATTAAAGAACAACTTGAGTGTTTCATTGATCACAGACGTGAAATTATTATTCGTCGTACAGTTTATGAATTGAAGAAAGCACGTGAAAGAGCGCATATCTTAGAAGGTTTAAAAGTAGCTGTTGAAAATATTGATGAAGTTGTTGAGATGATTAAAAAGTCTGACGGGCCAACAGATGCTCGTGAGAAATTAATGTCAACATTCTCATTAAGTGAAATTCAAGCTCAAGCAATTCTTGATATGAGACTTCAACGTCTAACTGGTCTTGAAAGAGATAAGATCATTGCAGACTATGAAGCAATTATGAAAGAGATTGCACGTTTAGAAGGTATCTTAGGTTCTGAAGAAAAAATTAAAAATATCATCAAAGAAGAGTTCACTGAAATCATTGAAAAATATGGAGATGAAAGAAGAACTGAAATCGTTGCAAAAGCAGACGAAATTCAAATTGAAGATTTAGTTGCAAAAGAAGAGATGATTGTAACAATCACTCATAAGGGATACGTAAAACGTATGCCACTTGATACTTACAAAGCGCAAAAGCGTGGTGGAAAAGGTGTTAAGGGTGCTGCTAATGAAGATGATTTCTTCACAAATATTTTTACAGCTAATACACATGATAAGCTTCTATTCTTCACATCTCGTGGACAAGTTTTCTCTAAGAAAGTTTATGAGATGCCAGAAGGAACTAGAACTTCTAAAGGTAGAAATATCGCTAACCTAATCCAAATCCCAAGTGGAGATCGTGTAACAGAAATTATTAGAATTCCACACGATATGGATATGGAAGAGAAGTACTTAATTTTTGCAACTAATAAAGGTCTTGTTAAGAAGACGGCCCTTTCTGAATACTCTAATGTTAAGCAGTCAGGTCTAATTGCAATTAAGCTTCAAGATGGTGATTATATTGTAAATGTTAGAATCAATGATGGTTCAAAAGATATTCTTCTTTGTTCATCAGCTGGTAAAATTATCCGTTTCGACACTTCAGATGCTCGCGCTATGGGACGTGTTTCTCAAGGTGTAAAAGGGATTAATATCAATGCTGAAGAAGAGCGTATTATCGGAATGGAATTAATTGATGATAATATGGAAATTCTATCGGTAACTGAAAATGGGTACGGTAAACGTACTGAATCTTCACAATATCGTAAGCAAACTCGTGGTGGGAAAGGGATTCTAGCGATGAGACTTACTGATAAGAATGGTGAGATTGTTCAGATTAAGCCTGTTATTGAATCTGATGATTTAATGATCATTACAGACCGTGGTCAGGTTGTTAGAACTAAGGTTTCTGGAATTTCTCTAATGGGTCGTGCAACACAAGGTGTACGTCTTATTAAGCCAAAAGAAGGTGAGAAGGTTGTTTCAATCGCTAAGATTGTTGAGCCAGAAAACGACGGAATTGATGAAAATACTGAAGAATAA
- a CDS encoding tetratricopeptide repeat protein, whose translation MKILKNNFHILKRAGHVLAFLVLGLFMSACDFTPRIHKDILIAQNYITNQEYALAVKQYHKILEMAPNDEIKIKVNYQIAELYSVSLGQYYKGIAFYEKIPKLTTDPVWLVKTQERIGEIAFLYINDYEKAADVYSKLSDFRPKLSNHDLYEYRLAISYIKLKKYDMATKHLVTMHNNGNHKYFVDSFYQSGVLYFDKQEWNRAIQYFREYIKREDRRDLKVRAIFLMANCYETIERLKTAYDLYYSILGEYPNNKVIQERLNSVYERRVARKR comes from the coding sequence ATGAAAATACTGAAGAATAATTTTCACATACTTAAAAGGGCCGGCCATGTGCTGGCCTTTTTAGTTTTAGGACTTTTCATGTCTGCTTGTGACTTCACACCAAGAATTCACAAGGATATTTTAATTGCTCAAAATTATATTACTAATCAAGAATATGCCCTGGCGGTGAAGCAGTATCATAAGATACTTGAGATGGCGCCAAATGATGAAATTAAAATTAAAGTTAATTACCAAATAGCAGAACTTTATTCTGTTTCTCTAGGACAATACTATAAGGGTATTGCTTTCTACGAAAAAATTCCAAAGCTTACAACAGATCCAGTTTGGCTTGTAAAAACACAAGAAAGAATTGGTGAGATTGCTTTTTTATATATCAATGACTATGAGAAAGCCGCTGATGTTTACAGTAAGCTTTCAGACTTTAGACCTAAGCTTTCTAATCATGATCTCTATGAATATCGCTTAGCAATTTCTTATATCAAATTAAAAAAATATGATATGGCCACAAAGCATTTGGTTACGATGCATAATAACGGTAACCATAAATACTTTGTGGATAGCTTTTATCAATCTGGTGTTCTCTATTTTGATAAGCAAGAATGGAACCGCGCTATCCAATATTTTCGTGAATACATAAAACGTGAAGACCGCCGTGATTTAAAAGTCCGTGCAATATTTCTAATGGCAAATTGCTATGAAACAATTGAGCGTTTGAAAACTGCATACGATCTCTACTATTCAATCTTAGGTGAATACCCAAATAATAAAGTTATTCAAGAACGACTTAACTCTGTTTATGAACGACGTGTAGCAAGGAAGAGATAA
- a CDS encoding transposase, whose translation MPRKKRVFQHHYPYHVTRRTNNRDWFNLPLFEVWDLIKDSFKYAQDNAPVVIHAFVLMDNHYHLLISTPKCNLHHFMMYFNRRISREINRRSKRENHCFANEYKATIVDDQRYLRSVYRYIYQNPIRAKITDDIFSYPYSSLHFSSYEAKLFNFKPHFHFAKEKANIEKRFSCDMERIIRLGLRRNRFQISEKNRSIASRYL comes from the coding sequence ATGCCTAGAAAAAAGAGAGTTTTCCAACATCATTATCCATATCACGTTACACGACGAACAAATAATCGTGATTGGTTTAATCTTCCATTGTTTGAAGTGTGGGATCTTATTAAAGATTCATTTAAATATGCTCAAGACAATGCACCTGTAGTTATTCACGCTTTTGTTTTAATGGATAATCATTATCATTTATTAATCTCAACTCCTAAGTGTAATCTGCACCATTTCATGATGTATTTTAATCGTAGAATATCACGAGAAATAAATAGACGTAGTAAAAGAGAGAATCATTGTTTTGCTAACGAATATAAAGCAACAATTGTTGATGATCAAAGATACTTACGTTCAGTTTATCGATATATTTATCAAAATCCAATTAGGGCCAAGATTACTGATGATATATTTAGTTATCCTTATTCTTCTTTGCATTTTTCCTCATATGAAGCAAAGTTATTCAACTTTAAACCGCATTTTCACTTCGCAAAAGAAAAGGCAAATATTGAAAAAAGATTTTCTTGCGATATGGAAAGAATAATACGCTTAGGACTTCGTCGAAATAGATTCCAAATTTCGGAGAAAAATAGAAGTATAGCAAGTCGATACTTGTAA
- a CDS encoding O-antigen ligase family protein codes for MTETKKANLLAWAIFFYLTMTIFYKAFSTIGMLLFVILAFYVSKDSYKEVFKNKLQIFFSAFIFILILSVLVNGAGSYSKIKYYFIPLIFAGGFYQYGHMLSEKWIKRLIFWTLTLSAFSSFVGVIQVLFHYNIVKFTVDTYGRNQGALMGGAMYYSYPIAMISAMTLAALVHRSKFKSYVDTKVLIITLIINLIGLYYSYTRGAILSFIACLPFIFYYTNKKIFSAGLILGAILAGAVGYVVINQVDLGIYRFKKNNNSDSYRIALFKTALRMYEDKPVLGYGLRNYEAVCPDIQNENDIKPRFCKEHSHNQFLDAMAMTGSIGTIAYVLFFGGWLLTYLLSFRESFLITLPGFATYLSITMTDAPLYIGPVTSILFIMYGMLFIRKKA; via the coding sequence ATGACAGAGACTAAGAAGGCAAATCTACTTGCTTGGGCGATCTTCTTCTACTTAACAATGACAATTTTCTATAAGGCATTTTCAACAATAGGAATGCTGCTTTTTGTCATTTTAGCATTCTACGTATCAAAAGATTCTTACAAAGAAGTTTTTAAGAACAAATTACAGATTTTCTTCTCTGCATTTATTTTCATTCTTATTCTCTCAGTTCTTGTAAATGGAGCAGGTAGTTATTCGAAAATTAAGTATTATTTTATCCCACTTATTTTTGCCGGTGGATTCTATCAATATGGCCATATGCTTAGTGAAAAATGGATTAAGCGTTTAATTTTTTGGACGTTAACTCTAAGTGCATTTAGTTCATTCGTAGGTGTTATCCAAGTTCTCTTTCACTATAATATTGTGAAATTTACTGTCGATACTTACGGAAGAAATCAAGGTGCTCTAATGGGTGGAGCTATGTACTACTCTTACCCGATAGCCATGATCTCTGCCATGACACTTGCTGCATTAGTACACCGCTCTAAATTCAAAAGCTACGTCGATACTAAAGTTCTTATCATTACTTTGATTATTAACCTTATCGGACTTTATTATTCTTATACACGTGGAGCAATTCTCTCGTTTATCGCTTGTTTGCCATTTATTTTTTATTACACAAATAAAAAGATCTTCTCAGCTGGTCTAATCTTAGGTGCAATACTCGCTGGAGCTGTTGGGTATGTAGTCATCAATCAAGTTGATCTGGGTATTTATCGCTTTAAGAAAAATAATAATAGTGACTCTTATCGAATCGCACTCTTTAAAACAGCACTAAGAATGTATGAGGATAAACCAGTACTAGGCTATGGACTTAGAAATTACGAAGCCGTTTGCCCTGATATACAAAATGAAAATGATATCAAGCCACGTTTTTGCAAGGAACACTCTCATAATCAATTCCTAGATGCTATGGCCATGACTGGTTCTATAGGAACAATTGCCTATGTACTTTTCTTTGGAGGTTGGCTTCTAACATATTTACTTAGCTTCAGAGAAAGCTTTCTCATTACCTTACCAGGTTTTGCGACCTATTTATCTATTACTATGACTGATGCTCCACTTTACATCGGTCCGGTGACTTCAATATTATTTATCATGTATGGAATGTTATTTATTAGGAAAAAAGCGTAA
- the atpB gene encoding F0F1 ATP synthase subunit A codes for MKKMALLLSTLLATNAHAAGGFLWLGELSQALGASYVDHIFTKSFVAILILLIALAYRLRVSKMTLDETVVPDKGITLRNLVEMYGSFIYTQCRAVLGEEDAPKYFKFIAFLFITIFLANVIGLIPGFLPPTEYINTTLALGVLSFVYYNIKGCKELGTMNYLAHFAGPLWYMAILIFPIEILSNFIRPLSLALRLRGNMMGDHHVLTTFLNLEILGVNVGMFGAAIPFYLLGLLVCFIQAYVFTMLSMVYISLATAHHDHDEHHAH; via the coding sequence ATGAAAAAAATGGCCCTTCTTTTATCGACTCTATTAGCGACAAATGCACATGCAGCAGGTGGATTCCTTTGGTTAGGTGAACTATCACAGGCTCTAGGAGCTAGCTATGTGGATCACATCTTCACAAAGTCATTCGTTGCAATTTTAATTCTTTTAATTGCTCTAGCTTATAGATTAAGAGTATCAAAAATGACTCTTGATGAAACAGTAGTCCCTGACAAAGGAATTACTCTTAGAAACTTAGTTGAGATGTATGGTTCATTCATCTACACTCAATGTCGTGCTGTTCTTGGTGAAGAAGATGCACCTAAGTATTTTAAATTCATCGCATTCCTATTTATCACAATTTTCCTAGCAAACGTTATTGGTCTTATTCCAGGTTTCTTACCTCCAACAGAATATATCAATACAACGTTAGCTCTTGGTGTTCTTTCATTTGTTTACTACAACATCAAAGGTTGTAAAGAACTTGGAACTATGAACTACCTTGCTCACTTTGCTGGGCCTTTATGGTATATGGCAATCTTAATTTTCCCAATTGAGATTCTTTCAAACTTTATTCGTCCTCTATCTCTAGCACTACGTCTTAGAGGTAATATGATGGGTGACCACCACGTACTTACAACATTCCTTAACCTTGAAATTCTTGGTGTAAATGTTGGTATGTTTGGTGCTGCTATCCCATTCTATTTACTTGGACTTCTAGTTTGTTTTATCCAAGCTTACGTATTTACAATGTTATCAATGGTTTATATTAGCTTAGCAACTGCTCACCACGATCATGATGAGCACCACGCGCACTAA
- a CDS encoding ATP synthase F0 subunit C, translating to MENTQAIKYIAYFLAMAIAAYGGTAAQSRAASVALEGIARNPSAADKIQTPMILGLALMESLVIFVLISVFLAG from the coding sequence ATGGAAAACACTCAAGCAATTAAGTACATCGCGTATTTCTTAGCAATGGCTATCGCTGCATACGGTGGTACTGCTGCACAATCAAGAGCTGCATCTGTTGCTCTAGAAGGTATCGCAAGAAACCCATCTGCTGCTGACAAGATTCAAACACCAATGATCCTTGGTCTAGCACTTATGGAATCACTTGTAATTTTCGTACTTATCTCAGTATTCCTTGCTGGATAA
- a CDS encoding glycosyltransferase, producing the protein MNHILIGTLEQGGAERQVSYLSREDFIDSVFSFSNSNFYQIPKHKTILSKLHMNKFALLLLAPLFIARIIRKGDTIISFMEMSNIINILTKIFKKHKAVISIRTNLNRFNRGFVRSFFLKLILFLYRYADLVVINSEEGKRILIDLGLSDKKIKVLPNALDLSSVVNLQSKEKVSKRIIFCGRFNKIKNISGLLNVFKALIRKDSEFKLYMIGDGPLRSNIEDFIYENGLSGNITLVGLQKNPFKYFNPGSILLLTSFNEGLPNVLIEALACGLPVISSDCKTGPREIIADKYGVLLPIPISSKEFDQWAIKILETSKNYAEFSKLSLERAEDYELRSIMNKWRLLIT; encoded by the coding sequence ATGAATCATATTTTGATCGGAACTCTTGAGCAGGGAGGAGCTGAAAGGCAGGTCTCCTATTTATCTAGGGAGGACTTTATTGATTCTGTGTTCTCTTTCTCTAATTCAAATTTTTATCAAATACCTAAACATAAAACTATATTGTCAAAGCTTCACATGAATAAGTTTGCCTTACTACTTTTAGCTCCACTATTTATAGCTAGAATAATTAGAAAAGGTGACACGATAATCTCATTTATGGAAATGAGTAATATAATTAATATTTTAACGAAAATTTTCAAAAAGCATAAGGCTGTGATTAGCATTCGAACGAACTTAAATAGGTTTAATAGGGGTTTTGTTAGATCATTTTTTTTAAAGTTAATTTTATTTTTATATAGATATGCAGATTTAGTTGTAATTAATTCTGAAGAAGGAAAAAGGATTTTAATAGACCTGGGCCTATCAGATAAAAAAATAAAGGTTTTACCAAATGCACTTGATTTAAGCTCTGTTGTTAATCTTCAATCTAAGGAAAAAGTTAGTAAGAGAATAATATTCTGTGGTCGATTTAATAAAATTAAAAATATCAGTGGCTTATTAAATGTGTTTAAAGCTTTGATAAGAAAGGATTCTGAATTTAAATTATACATGATTGGTGATGGTCCATTAAGATCTAATATAGAAGATTTTATATATGAAAATGGGCTATCAGGTAATATTACTTTAGTAGGTTTGCAGAAAAACCCTTTTAAATACTTCAATCCTGGATCTATTCTCTTATTAACATCATTTAATGAAGGTTTACCAAATGTTTTAATTGAAGCGTTAGCATGTGGTCTACCTGTCATTTCTAGTGATTGTAAAACTGGTCCTAGAGAAATTATAGCTGACAAATATGGTGTCTTGTTACCAATTCCTATTAGTTCTAAGGAATTTGATCAATGGGCAATCAAGATATTAGAGACCAGTAAAAATTATGCTGAATTTAGCAAGTTGTCGTTAGAGAGAGCTGAGGACTATGAGCTAAGAAGTATTATGAATAAGTGGCGACTACTTATTACTTAG
- the asnB gene encoding asparagine synthase (glutamine-hydrolyzing), protein MCGINGIVSLSNPYSMKSKISQMNEHIKHRGPDSSSYVQIQNATLGHTRLSIHDLSENGSQPMFTKSKRYIIVFNGEIYNYQKLKRKYKIHTLSTSDTEVLIELIELIGIKRACEEIIGMFAFSVYDTKKQVIYLCRDRIGEKPLYKYNDSQTIYFSSELKSFEPFIKKEVSEKGLESFFSSSYINEKSSIFENVSKVEPGQIVEINTLNLKEKSFYYWSLDEEYNKSKGSYRKTFNSAIKDLDEILKEVIDEQLDSDVPIGSFLSGGVDSSLVSAIAQNISTKPINTFSIGFRDPKYNEAVYAKEVANYLKTNHTELYTKPEDCISLVHDIKKIYDEPFADSSQLPTLLLSRLTKEHVTVCLSGDGGDEVFCGYERYLMTNKLKKYNKNIPYVLKKALKLLTPTLNIPLIKDLSPISYHKAEKLNDLFESKSDIEIYKYFLNHWNNINPLIKGNNQLTHYRFDNGVNLYDQMCLFDMKTYLPSDIFTKVDRASMSTSLETRAPLVDKRIIEFSLKLPIDYKVHEGQGKYILREILYKYVDKKLIERPKKGFSVPIEKWLRNELKEWATPIILKDNSYLDKSVVKKLYNEHMNGIRNWSRPLWDIIIFNEWYQEYVESK, encoded by the coding sequence ATGTGTGGAATTAATGGCATTGTATCACTCAGTAATCCTTATTCTATGAAATCTAAAATTTCTCAAATGAATGAGCATATAAAACACAGAGGTCCTGATTCATCTAGTTATGTACAGATACAAAACGCAACGCTAGGACATACTCGATTATCTATTCATGACTTATCAGAAAATGGTTCACAACCAATGTTTACCAAAAGTAAAAGATACATAATTGTGTTTAATGGTGAAATATACAATTATCAAAAACTCAAAAGAAAATATAAAATACATACCTTATCAACTAGTGACACTGAAGTACTTATAGAGTTAATTGAACTAATCGGAATAAAAAGAGCATGTGAAGAAATTATTGGTATGTTTGCTTTTTCAGTATATGACACAAAGAAACAAGTCATATATTTGTGCAGAGATCGAATCGGAGAAAAACCGCTATATAAATACAATGATTCTCAAACTATTTATTTTTCATCAGAATTAAAGTCATTTGAACCATTTATAAAAAAAGAAGTAAGTGAGAAGGGTTTAGAAAGTTTCTTTTCCAGTAGCTATATTAATGAAAAATCCTCTATATTTGAAAACGTATCTAAAGTTGAACCAGGTCAAATAGTTGAAATAAATACTTTAAATCTTAAAGAAAAATCATTCTACTATTGGTCGTTAGATGAAGAATATAATAAATCAAAAGGTAGCTACAGAAAAACATTTAATTCTGCCATAAAAGATTTAGATGAAATTTTGAAAGAAGTCATAGATGAGCAATTAGACTCAGATGTTCCAATTGGAAGTTTCTTATCAGGGGGAGTGGACTCATCTCTCGTGTCAGCTATTGCACAAAATATTTCCACAAAGCCTATTAACACATTTAGTATTGGCTTTAGGGATCCAAAATATAATGAAGCAGTCTATGCTAAAGAAGTTGCTAACTATTTAAAAACAAATCACACAGAGCTATACACAAAGCCTGAGGATTGTATTTCATTAGTTCATGATATCAAAAAAATTTACGATGAACCGTTTGCGGACTCTTCTCAGTTACCAACACTACTATTATCGAGACTTACAAAAGAGCATGTTACTGTATGTTTAAGTGGAGATGGTGGTGATGAAGTTTTTTGTGGTTATGAAAGATATTTAATGACCAATAAACTTAAAAAATATAATAAAAATATACCCTATGTGTTAAAGAAAGCACTAAAATTACTTACTCCAACATTAAATATACCTCTAATAAAAGATCTATCTCCTATTTCCTATCATAAAGCAGAAAAGCTTAATGACTTATTTGAAAGTAAGTCTGATATTGAGATATATAAATACTTCCTTAATCATTGGAATAACATTAACCCACTAATAAAAGGCAATAATCAATTAACTCACTATCGTTTCGACAATGGTGTAAACCTTTATGACCAAATGTGTTTATTCGATATGAAAACTTACCTTCCTAGCGATATCTTCACGAAAGTCGATAGAGCCTCTATGAGCACAAGTTTGGAAACACGAGCACCTTTAGTAGATAAACGTATAATTGAATTCTCACTAAAGCTTCCAATAGATTACAAGGTACATGAGGGTCAAGGAAAGTATATTTTAAGGGAAATACTTTATAAGTATGTAGATAAAAAACTTATTGAAAGACCAAAGAAAGGATTCTCTGTTCCGATTGAAAAGTGGCTCCGTAATGAACTAAAAGAATGGGCGACTCCAATTATTTTAAAAGATAATTCATATTTAGATAAATCAGTAGTTAAAAAATTATATAATGAGCATATGAATGGTATTAGAAATTGGTCAAGACCACTTTGGGATATAATTATTTTCAATGAATGGTATCAAGAATATGTAGAATCTAAGTAA
- a CDS encoding glycosyltransferase: MQNRNNPLVSVAIVTYNHEKFITECLDSVLSQDYNNVEIVISDDNSTDNTVAIINNFIKNRKTNISIKIITSNINEGVTANTNKAHFNCKGKYIAWLGGDDLMLPGKIRKQVEILESNSDCNIVFHNLDVFDSESGKTLFLFSNLKRSNYQKKDLIKLGCINGACSNMVRRSATPPHGFYKYLPVAADWLYWIETIGNGTAIYINEVLGKYRRHSNNVTLKTNNISQADIDHLNTCNYLIKNSIKYFNEIRFRQSQIIFSLRNKMNYLECLKYSLSIRINLKALIALIVYYLTFTKYKFK, translated from the coding sequence ATGCAAAATAGAAATAACCCATTAGTTAGTGTTGCAATTGTAACCTATAACCACGAAAAATTTATTACTGAGTGTTTGGACTCAGTATTATCTCAAGACTATAACAATGTAGAAATTGTAATCTCAGATGATAATTCCACTGATAATACTGTTGCAATTATTAATAATTTTATAAAAAATCGTAAAACCAACATATCAATTAAAATAATAACATCTAACATAAATGAAGGTGTAACTGCTAATACAAATAAAGCTCACTTCAACTGTAAAGGAAAGTATATAGCATGGCTTGGTGGTGACGATTTAATGTTACCTGGTAAGATAAGGAAACAAGTAGAGATATTAGAAAGTAATAGTGACTGTAATATTGTTTTTCATAATTTGGATGTTTTTGATTCTGAATCAGGGAAAACCCTATTTCTATTTTCAAATTTAAAAAGAAGCAATTATCAAAAAAAAGATCTAATTAAACTCGGTTGTATAAATGGAGCTTGTTCTAACATGGTTCGACGTTCTGCAACCCCGCCACATGGATTTTACAAGTACCTTCCTGTTGCTGCAGATTGGCTATACTGGATTGAGACAATAGGTAATGGAACCGCTATTTATATAAATGAAGTGCTAGGAAAATACCGTAGACACTCTAACAACGTTACACTTAAAACAAATAATATATCACAGGCAGATATAGATCATTTAAACACATGTAATTACCTAATAAAAAACTCAATTAAATATTTTAATGAGATTAGATTTAGACAATCTCAAATAATTTTCTCTCTCAGAAATAAGATGAACTACCTAGAGTGTTTAAAATACTCTCTTTCGATTAGAATAAATTTAAAAGCACTAATAGCTTTAATAGTATACTATTTAACATTCACAAAATACAAGTTCAAATAG